Genomic DNA from Candidatus Koribacter versatilis Ellin345:
GTATCTCGTCCATATGGCAAGCAGCAAAGATGCCGCGCTGTTCCGGCGCGGGTTGCCGATTCTTGGCCGCGACGGGACCCTCGCGAAGATTGAAACTGATTCTCCCGCAGCCGGACACGTTTTCGCGAAGACCGGCACGTACTTCGTATCGGATGCGCTGAACAAGAATCTTCTGGTCACTGGTAAAGGGCTCGCCGGCTACATGGAAACCAGTGGCGGCGATGAACTAGCGTTTGCGATTTACGCGAACAACGTTTCTGTGCCGATGGATTCCGAGCAGGCACAGAAGATCGTAGGTGGCGCGCTGGGCGAGATCGCATCCGCTGCATACGCCTCCGCTGGAAGCGGGGCGCAAGCTGCGTCCTCTGGTGCATCCGCTGAGTACGACGTTCTGATTCGTGGCGGGCATGTGATCGATGGCAGCGGCAACCCATGGATCGCTCAAGACGTGGCGATCAAAGGCGACCGCATCGTCGCTCTCGGGAAACTTGGAAACGCGACGGCAAAGCGCACGATCGATGCGACCGGCCTCGTCGTGGCACCGGGATTCATCGACATGCTGGGGCAGTCGGAGTTTCAACTCGTCATCGACAATCGCTCTTTCAGCAAACTCTCACAGGGCATCACGACTGAGATCACGGGCGAAGGACAATCCATCGCCCCGCAGAATGAACGTACGCTGGCGCCACTGAAACCGTTGGAAGATCAACTTCATTTCAAAATCGATTGGACCGACCTGGACGGGTACTTCGCTCACCTGGAGAAATCCGGCACGCCGATCAATATCGGCACATACGTTGGCGCGGCACAGGTGCGCGAGGCAGTGATTGGAGAAGATGACCGCGTTCCGACTGCGCAGGAATTGGAAGCAATGAAGCAGTTGGTAGCGACCGCAATGCAGCAAGGCGCATTCGGTATGTCGACGGCGCTGATTTACCCTCCCGGCCACTACGCCAAGACCGACGAACTGATCGAACTGTCGAAGGTGGTGTCGCAGTATGGCGGTATCTACGCATCGCACATGCGCAGTGAAGGCAGCTCCGAAATCAAAGCGATCGAGGAAGCTCTGCGCATCGGACGCGAAGCCAATGTGCCGGTCGAAATCTTCCATTTGAAAGTGGTCGGCGCACCGCGCTGGGGCACCATGCCAAAGATCGTGGACATGATCCAGACCGCACGCGACGCGGGTCAGGATGTGCGCGCGGATATGTATCCCTACGTCGCCGGAGGCACGGCACTCGCCTCAGCGCTGCCGCCTTGGGTTGCGGATGGAGGAATGCAAAAGCTGCTCGAGCGCCTGCATGACCCTGCGGTGCGTGCGCGCATCACTCGAGAGATTGAAGCCGGTGATCATCCCGATTGGGAGAATCTGTATTTCGACAGCGGCGGCGCCAAGGGCGTACTCGTCACGGGAATCACGAACAAAGACCTGAAAGACATCGACGGAAAAACGATCGCGCAGATCGCAGGGATCCAGAAGAAGAAACCACTCGATGCGCTGATGGATCTCGTGATCGCCGACAAGGCGCAAACGGGGGCACTCTACTTCATCGCCAACGAAAAAGATCTTCAATACGGACTCAAGCAGCCATGGACGAGCATTGGTCTGGATGCGGGCGAACTTTCACTCGACGGTCCCCTGTTTGATCCGCATCAGCATCCGCGCGCATTCGGTTCGATGCCGCGCTTCCTCGGTCATTACGTTCGCGACCTTCACCTTATGAGCATGGAGCAAGCGATTCGAAAGATTACCTCGATGCCGGCGCAGCGTGAAGGATTGCATTATCGCGGACTGATCAAAGAAGGCTTCTTCGCGGATGTCACGATCTTCGATCCAGCGACCATCCTCGACAAAGCTACCTATGAAGACTCAGTGAAACCGTCGGTGGGAGTGAAGTACGTTCTCGTCAACGGCCAACTCGAGTTCGCAGATGGAAAGGTGACCGGAGTGATTGCAGGCAAACCGCTTCGTGGCCCAGGTTGGAAGCCTGAACCAAACGCGAAGTAGAGACGTAAAAGGCGAACTCAGAAATCATCCGCGTCGACTTGTTCTGAGGCGCTCACCAGGTTGAGCGCCTGATTATCCTGCTCTTCACAGCGCGGGAGGACGATATGCACAACCGTCCCCCCGCCTTTGGCGGGCGAGATCGCCAACATGTGCGATCCTTTGTAGAGATGGTCGAGCCGCTCGCGAGTGTTTCGCAGGCCGGTGCCGCCGTTCTTGCCATTCGTTTTGGCCGGCAACCCTCTGCCGTTGTCCCTTACCCAAAGCTCCAGGTTCCCATCTCTGGCTAATGCATCGATTGCGACGACGAGTCCATTGGAAGTCTGTGACATGCCATGCTTGACCGAATTTTCTACGAGCGGCTGCAGCAGCATGGTCGGCACCATGCAGCAATAGAGCGAGTCTTGGACGTCGATGGTCAATTGCAAACGCGACGGAAACCGGAGCTGCTCGATCGAGAAGAATGTTTTCGTAAATTCAAGCTCTTCGGCGAGCGTGTGCGTATTGCTTCGCATTCCACCAATAATTTCGCGAAGGAGGTCCGCGATGCTAAACAGCATTCTCTCGGCCGCATCGGGATCGGCGTGAATCAACTCGGCGGCCGTATTCAAGCAGTTGAAGAGGAAATGCGGCTGCAGTTGCAACCGGAGCATCTCGATCCGGGCTTCCGCGGCCGCCCGACGCATTTGCTCTTCAGCAAGCGCTCTACGCTGGGCCTCGCTCTTGGACCACATGAGTTGCGCCAGGACGACCACCGAGAGATAGGCCGTAACGCCCTCACTGTGGAGGCTGTATAAGAACATTCGCCAGGCCAGATCCAAGCTCGCCGACGCAATTTCACCCGTGAACTGATTACGCACAGGATAGAGCGCCATGCGAAGCACGGTATGAGCGGCAGTGAATAGCACCATTCCAGCCGCGTGGATACCCACGAATCGAAGCCAATTGGATTTCTGCAGCACAATCCGGCTGGAGGCGACGAAAACGAATGGCGTAAGAAACGCGTCAATCCAGCAATTCAACAGATGAAGAAGTTCGATCTCCCGTAGCGAGGTCGGATGCCCGGCTGCGAAGTGCCAGGCATAGTTCGACCCGCCGTAGAGGAGAGAAAATGCTGTCCACGCCGTGAAGCTCACTGCCCACAGACGCCAATCCTTCAGGCGGACGGTTTGCAAGGGCTACACCCTGGTTCCCGAACGAGTCATGGAAAGCATGCGTTGCAACGCATCGCGGTAGGTCCTTGTGAGAGTGACTTTCGTGCCGAAAATCGTGGTGATCGAATACTCTCCATGGCACGTCGGTTCTAATTCCTGAACGAACGAGAGATTCACAATCTCAGACCGATTGACTCGAAAGAACCGACGCGGGTCAACGCGACATTGGATCCGCGTCATGGTTTCGCGAATGATGTAAGACTTCCCGGCGGCATACACGATGGCATAATTTCCGGCCGCAGAAATTCGTTCTACTTGCCCCGGATCCAGCATCACAAACTTTCCATCCGTCTTGATCAGGATCCGCTCGTAACGCGAAGCGTCCAGACCCGACCGGGCATTGGACGTGCCTACGGAATTGGCTGCGGTCTTGAGTTTCCCGACGGCCGCCGAAAAACGTTCCTGGCTGATCGGTTTCAGCAGGTAATCCACCGCGCTCGCCTCGAACGCGCGGACAGCGTACTCCTCGTACGCCGTCGTAAATACCACCCAGGGAAGCGTAGGACCCTGGAAGGCATCGAGCACTCCGAAGCCATCCACTTCGGGCATCTGCACATCGAGAAACACAACCTGCGGACGAAGCTCGCAAATACTCTCGATGGCGCTTGCGGCCGACGAACACTCAGCAACCAGCGACAAGGAGGGCTCCTCCCGCACCAGACGAGAAATCCGTTGCAGCGCGAAGGGTTCGTCGTCCACGGTGATCACCCGAATGGGCGCAGGGCTCACGATTTATCCCCCAAGGAACGGCACAGAGACTCGAATCTCGCCGCACTTGATGCGAACGATAGCAGGTTTCGGAAACCGTTTAAAAGAATCCGGGTTCCATTCCAACCATTCCGTGACGGAATGGCCTGTGAACGGGACAGAGCGGACTTTCCGAACGGAAGTGAGAATGAAGGGACTAAACCGGTGGCCTTTCCCCATCATGAACAGCAGACCTAATGGGCCTTCTTGCGGTAGATAAAGTCGTACTCAACCGACCAGCTTTTCCCGTCATCGGTTGATGACTGCGAGAATTGCCGCACGCTCCCGTCCGGAAACTTCGAAAAGGTCAGGTGTCTCATCAACTTTCCACCATCTTTGCGGGGTTTCACCAGTTC
This window encodes:
- the dacB gene encoding D-alanyl-D-alanine carboxypeptidase/D-alanyl-D-alanine endopeptidase, with protein sequence MKRFRILLPAFFLATTWVSAQAPSDLAQRVEEIMTRPEFAHATFGMQFYSLKSGKVVYELNAQKLMVPGSTTKLFTEGTALETLGADYRFHTRIYHTGTLKSNGTLEGDIVLVASGDPNLSGRIQPDGTLGFENEDHSYGGVDSRGVGSDPLLVIREFAQQIASKGVKRVKGRVLIDARLFPQGTRELGTGVVMSPIVVNDNLIDVIATPGATEGAPAQLKIAPETSYVRFVNKVTTGKTGSKLEFDYSDPQPGPNGSQVVTATGSLPLGKPVGMVSYPVPDPARYAQVVLSEALRSQKIEVEIPANNDADFKALEPSYKPENLLAEHVSPPLSEEVKITLKVSQNLHASMTPYLLGALAGHATKDIDQAGFDVEHDFLSKVGLDLTAASQSDGAGGNAFFTPDFVVKYLVHMASSKDAALFRRGLPILGRDGTLAKIETDSPAAGHVFAKTGTYFVSDALNKNLLVTGKGLAGYMETSGGDELAFAIYANNVSVPMDSEQAQKIVGGALGEIASAAYASAGSGAQAASSGASAEYDVLIRGGHVIDGSGNPWIAQDVAIKGDRIVALGKLGNATAKRTIDATGLVVAPGFIDMLGQSEFQLVIDNRSFSKLSQGITTEITGEGQSIAPQNERTLAPLKPLEDQLHFKIDWTDLDGYFAHLEKSGTPINIGTYVGAAQVREAVIGEDDRVPTAQELEAMKQLVATAMQQGAFGMSTALIYPPGHYAKTDELIELSKVVSQYGGIYASHMRSEGSSEIKAIEEALRIGREANVPVEIFHLKVVGAPRWGTMPKIVDMIQTARDAGQDVRADMYPYVAGGTALASALPPWVADGGMQKLLERLHDPAVRARITREIEAGDHPDWENLYFDSGGAKGVLVTGITNKDLKDIDGKTIAQIAGIQKKKPLDALMDLVIADKAQTGALYFIANEKDLQYGLKQPWTSIGLDAGELSLDGPLFDPHQHPRAFGSMPRFLGHYVRDLHLMSMEQAIRKITSMPAQREGLHYRGLIKEGFFADVTIFDPATILDKATYEDSVKPSVGVKYVLVNGQLEFADGKVTGVIAGKPLRGPGWKPEPNAK
- a CDS encoding sensor histidine kinase yields the protein MALYPVRNQFTGEIASASLDLAWRMFLYSLHSEGVTAYLSVVVLAQLMWSKSEAQRRALAEEQMRRAAAEARIEMLRLQLQPHFLFNCLNTAAELIHADPDAAERMLFSIADLLREIIGGMRSNTHTLAEELEFTKTFFSIEQLRFPSRLQLTIDVQDSLYCCMVPTMLLQPLVENSVKHGMSQTSNGLVVAIDALARDGNLELWVRDNGRGLPAKTNGKNGGTGLRNTRERLDHLYKGSHMLAISPAKGGGTVVHIVLPRCEEQDNQALNLVSASEQVDADDF
- a CDS encoding LytR/AlgR family response regulator transcription factor produces the protein MSPAPIRVITVDDEPFALQRISRLVREEPSLSLVAECSSAASAIESICELRPQVVFLDVQMPEVDGFGVLDAFQGPTLPWVVFTTAYEEYAVRAFEASAVDYLLKPISQERFSAAVGKLKTAANSVGTSNARSGLDASRYERILIKTDGKFVMLDPGQVERISAAGNYAIVYAAGKSYIIRETMTRIQCRVDPRRFFRVNRSEIVNLSFVQELEPTCHGEYSITTIFGTKVTLTRTYRDALQRMLSMTRSGTRV